One window of the Torulaspora delbrueckii CBS 1146 chromosome 6, complete genome genome contains the following:
- the STU1 gene encoding Stu1p (similar to Saccharomyces cerevisiae STU1 (YBL034C); ancestral locus Anc_3.321), with protein sequence MTDFSDSGFPLYEKLVNKKGIQKADDNDADVRIVLLTQFKGHVKKELLHVPSIPSYFESLYYILDYSASSSVKLLILTHSSLCYLVKRVAMQLPTYFKDSEVTNELLLHLFFLRGDNDDYLQNKNLWASACRALEAIYLVQPLLLQKCLQRLLYGLESKRKILLVVDEFLQINKRNNASTDNDNLMTELFNSKFLQELSSTAKNEQNNQLTLDVLRRNFNHDDQLKIFSQQINEDSGSFSVPIFDIDYELGLIAEEYRIHENGYVKPEEVYHGRGFASMDDLYAHLEKLLIPFQSPKETEKNWKERQSNLLQLRDMIHGDDFIANNQLSFLSVCKDLQMIECIGKAVLSLRTTLSMTACQVIKAFLMKFQQTLDLAILDQIFSVLKSLLLTAKKISSNTAFNCLIIMFINIGFHNKLFQYCLMLVNEKSVTPRNCSAILLRIILIKYTDSKKLDPLTVYIEEWLKKGITDAQTSVRESMRLTFWYYYKCYPLNAKNFLNTQLSLQLRKAVELSIPHHIRINYNPVHMAPSSSSSSESLNKSSHHFKKFPSYAKPTQSSNAFLQRMANHRSASEYLPSDVDHSTNVRRKISAPPSSSGRRTINATTEKQASNVSNDLGNSIQIELTDDISNSHSNSLITKYLGKDQQVDDFELIYRDLNSHSLMTIKDGLQLLQKKLLTTKSSGNDEAIDVSKIVPALKTIMVKAPSDLKPFLAIPYFCRSIPVDYLLEIHAINGVDLNDHILQSTSETVFLETVTDLITRLRSNAFENDDYEDLPELSLYYMKYRQSIFNFCFRVLSVVLQRAENSIQPDTVIRCVISMTGVWGLEFEEEPYFDALGQLHFHNEDAFKEALGSIESVSTKLKICEGLTARNGGTMFNSDELIGRRHISSGAAHGNDRNEDVYNEDNDAVEDRKFLEMTMVNPFNQNRSASGGSVVHHEPNSEIEEKKEHFQEPRISEMTKVVSVYELPQQLSEPDQDGDVKMAEQPDVNLSEIFGNSIDQENGRVKFCSEPPKLINPSTGSSSAGASALITDSPRNEINLNKEASIERNKSPVTPLAEHEAKILSHGINSIDISVKRNKDQLLPSVSSEILNNAIHNDTSNEDHMSESEFLQLLSPETLTYYEISQLWEMHVAEDAGDHFKEMMKAIGRIKNRSFTIKHLNDLIVPLLAASHHNALRKWLENEDGYDELLTLSKLLLNSADETTLIPINMACKCIVLTECLVLMNSQLSNVPSLASAAFHDIWDFVVDMVGKLSDYSNELYVLLQELRDLLNEAQLFSSKDITSIVSLLATQTQENGTRIKETFLIETLSLIISRNAEHIKEHQYSEIVQMMQFFFESDFSEWRSASAGVLANVLKQFKSTYSSDDAIRRLFGFLSHQQFQLITRIVSSSN encoded by the coding sequence ATGACCGACTTCTCTGATTCTGGTTTCCCGTTGTACGAAAAACTTGTGAATAAAAAGGGCATTCAGAAGGCCGACGATAATGATGCCGATGTTCGTATCGTTCTTTTGACCCAATTCAAAGGCCatgtgaagaaagagctgtTACACGTTCCGTCCATTCCCAGTTATTTTGAGAGTTTGTACTATATTCTGGACTATTCGGCATCATCGAGCGTTAAACTGCTTATTTTGACACATTCGTCGTTGTGTTACCTTGTCAAGCGGGTGGCCATGCAATTACCAACCTATTTCAAGGACTCAGAGGTAACTAATGAACTATTACTTCACCTTTTTTTCCTTCGAGGAGACAATGATGACTATTTGCAGAATAAAAACCTTTGGGCTAGCGCCTGCAGGGCACTGGAAGCTATCTACCTTGTACAACCACTGCTTTTGCAGAAATGTCTCCAAAGGTTACTATATGGCCTTGAatccaagagaaagattttgttAGTAGTGGATGAGTTTTTACAAATTAATAAGAGGAATAATGCAAGCACAGATAACGATAATCTTATGAcagaattgttcaattctAAGTTTCTTCAGGAATTGTCGTCCACTGCAAaaaatgaacaaaacaATCAGTTGACCTTAGATGTTCTGCGAAGAAACTTTAATCATGACGATCAATTAAAAATTTTCTCGCAACAGATCAATGAAGATAGTGGCTCTTTCAGCGTTCCTATATTTGATATCGACTACGAATTGGGTCTTATCGCCGAGGAATACCGTATTCACGAGAATGGTTATGTAAAGCCCGAGGAAGTTTATCATGGCCGCGGATTCGCATCCATGGACGATTTGTATGCGCATCTAgagaagttgttgataCCGTTTCAGAGTCCAAAAGAAACCgagaaaaattggaaagaaagacaaTCAAATTTGTTACAGTTACGAGATATGATACATGGCGACGATTTTATTGCAAATAATCAACTATCATTCCTCTCTGTTTGTAAAGATTTACAGATGATCGAATGCATTGGTAAAGCGGTTTTGTCACTCAGAACAACGCTTTCCATGACTGCATGCCAAGTCATCaaagctttcttgatgaaatttcagcAAACATTAGACTTGGCAATTTTAGATCAGATATTTTCTGTCTTAAAAAGTTTACTACTAACTGCCAAAAAGATCTCGTCAAATACAGCTTTTAACTGTCTCATCATAATGTTTATCAATATTGGATTCCATAATAAGCTCTTTCAATATTGTTTGATGCTAGTTAATGAAAAGTCTGTCACACCAAGAAACTGCTCGGCGATTTTACTCAGGATCATATTAATCAAATACACAGATTCGAAAAAATTAGATCCCCTGACAGTTTATATTGAAGAGTGGCTAAAGAAAGGCATCACGGATGCACAAACAAGTGTAAGAGAATCCATGCGACTTACCTTCTGGTACTATTATAAATGCTATCCACTGAATGCCAAGAATTTTCTCAACACTCAACTCTCTTTACAATTAAGAAAAGCCGTTGAATTATCGATACCCCATCACATAAGAATAAATTACAATCCAGTTCATATGGCtccttcatcatcttcgtcatcagaGTCTTTGAATAAGTCCAGTCATcacttcaagaaatttccAAGCTACGCAAAACCAACTCAATCATCCAATGCTTTTCTGCAAAGAATGGCAAACCATAGATCAGCAAGTGAATATTTGCCGAGTGATGTGGATCACAGCACTAATGTTAGGAGAAAGATAAGTGCACCTCCATCGTCATCTGGAAGGCGAACCATCAATGCAACCACTGAGAAACAAGCAAGCAATGTTAGTAACGATTTGGGGAACTCTATTCAGATTGAGCTCACCGATgatatttcaaattctcacTCTAATAGCCTAATAACAAAATATCTTGGGAAAGATCAGCAGGTCGACGATTTCGAATTAATTTATCGAGATCTAAATTCACACTCTCTGATGACAATAAAAGATGGTCTCCAACTTTTGCAGAAGAAACTTCTGACAACAAAGTCAAGTGGCAATGATGAGGCGATTGATGTCAGTAAGATTGTCCCCGCATTGAAAACAATAATGGTCAAGGCCCCCTCGGATCTCAAGCCTTTTTTAGCGATTCCCTATTTTTGCCGATCAATACCCGTCGATTATCTGCTAGAAATTCATGCGATCAATGGTGTCGACCTTAACGATCATATTTTACAAAGCACATCTGAAACTGTTTTCTTGGAGACTGTCACAGATCTGATAACAAGGCTCCGTTCTAACGCatttgaaaatgatgattaCGAAGATCTGCCCGAGTTGTCACTATACTACATGAAATATAGACAGtccattttcaatttctgtTTTCGAGTTCTTTCGGTGGTACTGCAAAGAGCTGAGAATTCAATTCAACCGGATACAGTTATTCGTTGCGTCATCTCCATGACGGGAGTATGGGgtcttgaatttgaagaagagcctTATTTTGATGCTCTGGGTCAATTACACTTTCATAACGAGGACGCTTTCAAGGAAGCGCTTGGGAGCATTGAATCAGTTTCAACcaagttgaaaatttgCGAAGGATTGACGGCTCGAAATGGAGGAACGATGTTCAACAGTGACGAGCTCATTGGCAGAAGACATATTTCATCCGGTGCTGCTCATGGCAACGACCGAAATGAAGATGTCTATAATGAGGACAACGATGCGGTCGAAGATCGGAAATTTTTAGAGATGACAATGGTCAACCCTTTCAATCAGAACAGGAGTGCTAGCGGTGGCAGTGTTGTGCATCACGAACCTAATTCGGAGAtagaggaaaagaaggagcATTTCCAAGAGCCTAGAATTTCAGAGATGACGAAAGTCGTTAGTGTTTACGAACTACCTCAACAGCTCAGCGAACCTGATCAAGATGGAGACGTAAAGATGGCTGAGCAACCCGACGTCAATCTAAGcgaaatttttggaaattcaattgatcaggAGAACGGAAGGGTGAAATTTTGCAGTGAACCGCCAAAACTGATAAATCCAAGTACTGGTTCATCATCCGCCGGTGCGTCCGCACTAATAACAGACTCTCCTCGCAATGAAATCAACCTTAACAAAGAGGCATCCATAGAAAGAAACAAGTCACCCGTAACCCCACTGGCTGAACATGAAGCTAAGATATTAAGTCATGGAATCAACAGCATTGATATCAGTGTGAAAAGAAACAaagatcaacttcttcctaGCGTTTCAtctgagattttgaataACGCAATACATAATGATACCAGCAATGAGGACCATATGAGCGAATCAGAGTTTCTACAGCTGCTATCGCCCGAAACTTTGACCTACTACGAAATTTCACAGCTCTGGGAGATGCATGTGGCCGAAGATGCTGGAGAccatttcaaagagatgatgaaagCTATAGGCAGAATAAAGAATCGTTCCTTCACAATCAAACATTTGAATGATCTGATAGTTCCACTTCTGGCGGCTTCACACCATAACGCTCTGCGAAAATGGTTAGAGAATGAGGATGGTTATGACGAACTACTAACCTTGAGTAAACTTCTGCTCAATTCTGCAGATGAGACCACTCTAATACCAATTAACATGGCATGCAAATGTATTGTTCTAACTGAATGCCTAGTCCTGATGAATAGCCAATTGTCCAATGTTCCTTCACTCGCATCTGCTGCTTTTCATGATATTTGGGATTTTGTTGTCGACATGGTCGGCAAACTATCTGATTACTCGAATGAACTATATGTTCTTTTACAAGAGTTGAGAGACTTATTGAACGAAGCTCAATTAttctcttccaaagatATTACAAGCATTGTGAGTCTCCTAGCGACACAAACCCAAGAAAACGGTAccagaatcaaagaaacttttcTCATAGAAACCCTTTCTCTTATCATATCCAGAAATGCTGAACACATCAAAGAGCATCAGTACTCAGAAATTGTTCAGATGatgcaatttttcttcgagagTGACTTTAGCGAATGGCGTTCCGCTAGTGCTGGAGTACTGGCGAATGTTCTAAAACAATTCAAATCTACTTATTCATCGGACGACGCTATACGGAGGCTTTTCGGGTTCCTGTCCCACCAGCAATTCCAGCTGATCACCCGTATtgtttcaagttcaaattga
- the DPS1 gene encoding aspartate--tRNA ligase DPS1 (similar to Saccharomyces cerevisiae DPS1 (YLL018C); ancestral locus Anc_4.44): protein MSEEDKSQAPVILGEDGQPLSKKAMKKLQKEQEKQRQKEEKARQLQAEKEERERQAALNDTAKENYGKLPLIQSTTRTGEPRIKFHDLNESKDDGREVLFRARVHNKRQQGATLAFLTLRQQSDLIQALLKVNKEGTVSKQMVKWAGSLNLESIVLVRGIVRKVEEPIKSATVQNLEIHITKIHTISETPEALPILLEDASRSEAEAEAAGLPVVNLDTRLDARVIDLRTVTNQAIFKIQSGVCSLFREFLSKRNFTEAHTPKLLGAPSEGGASVFEVSYFKGKAYLAQSPQFNKQQLMVADFERVYEIGPVFRAENSNTHRHMTEFTGLDLEMTFEEHYHEVLDQLSDLFMFIFTELKARYSKEIELVRRQYPVEDFKLPKDGKMIRIHYKEGISMLREAGKEIDDFEDLSTENEKLLGKLVKEKYDTDFYILDKFPLAIRPFYTMPDPEDPRYSNSYDFFMRGEEILSGAQRIHDHELLQERMKEHGLSPEDPGLKDYCDAFTYGCAPHAGGGIGLERVVMFFLDLKNIRRASLFPRDPKRLRP from the coding sequence atgtctgaagaagataagAGCCAAGCTCCAGTGATCTTGGGTGAAGATGGGCAACCATTGTCCAAAAAGGCTATGAAAAAACTGCAAAAAGAGCAGGAGAAACAGAGGCAGAAGGAGGAAAAAGCTCGTCAATTGCAAGCGGAGAAGGAGGAACGTGAAAGACAAGCAGCTCTCAATGATACTGCCAAGGAAAACTACGGTAAACTCCCATTAATCCAGTCTACTACGAGGACCGGTGAGCCAAGAATCAAGTTTCATGATTTGAACGAGAGTAAAGATGACGGCAGAGAAGTCTTGTTTAGAGCTCGTGTGCATAACAAGAGACAGCAAGGTGCTACTTTGGCTTTCTTGACTTTGAGACAACAAAGCGATTTGATCCAAGCTTTGTTGAAAGTCAACAAAGAGGGCACCGTTTCTAAGCAAATGGTTAAATGGGCAGGTTCATTGAACTTGGAATCCATCGTGCTCGTTCGTGGTATTGTTagaaaagttgaagaaccaATCAAATCTGCAACGGTGCAAAACTTGGAAATTCACATCACTAAAATCCATACCATTTCGGAAACTCCAGAGGCTTTGCCCATCCTATTGGAAGACGCATCTCGTTCTGAAGCCGAGGCCGAGGCGGCCGGCTTACCAGTGGTCAATTTGGACACAAGACTAGATGCCAGAGTCATTGATCTAAGAACTGTGACAAACCAGGCtattttcaagatccaGTCAGGTGTCTGTTCCTTGTTCAGAGAGTTTTTGAGTAAGAGGAACTTCACAGAAGCACACACTCCTAAATTGCTAGGTGCACCAAGTGAAGGTGGTGCCAgtgtctttgaagtctcCTATTTCAAGGGTAAAGCGTACTTGGCACAATCTCCTCAGTTTAACAAGCAACAACTAATGGTTGCCGATTTCGAAAGAGTCTATGAAATTGGTCCAGTCTTCAGAGCTGAAAACTCCAACACTCACCGTCATATGACCGAATTCACCGGTCTTGACTTGGAGATGACTTTCGAAGAACATTACCACGAAGTGTTAGACCAATTGAGTGACCTGTTCATGTTTATCTTCACTGAGCTAAAGGCCAGATACTCCAAGGAGATTGAGTTGGTCCGCAGACAATACCCAGTCGAAGATTTTAAACTACCCAAGGACGGCAAGATGATTCGTATCCACTACAAAGAAGGTATTTCCATGTTGAGAGAAGCCGGTAAAGAAatcgatgattttgaagacttgaGTACCGAGAACGAAAAGCTATTGGGTAAGTTGGTCAAGGAGAAGTACGATACTGATTTCTACATCCTCGACAAATTCCCATTGGCTATCCGTCCATTCTACACCATGCCCGACCCAGAGGATCCTCGTTACTCCAACTCTTACGATTTCTTCATGAGAGGTGAGGAGATCCTATCGGGTGCCCAGCGTATCCACGATCACGAGCTACTACAAGAGAGAATGAAGGAGCACGGCTTGTCTCCAGAGGATCCAGGTCTAAAGGACTACTGTGATGCCTTTACTTACGGTTGCGCTCCTCATGCAGGTGGTGGTATCGGTTTGGAAAGAGTCGTCATGTTCTTCCTAGACTTGAAAAACATCAGAAGAGCCTCGCTCTTCCCaagagatccaaagagATTGAGGCCATAG
- the COX19 gene encoding Cox19p (similar to Saccharomyces cerevisiae COX19 (YLL018C-A); ancestral locus Anc_4.43) → MSGNPGNALRALSPTPPERGSFPLDHDGDCTKQMQEYIKCIKLVKGENAPNCRLLAKEYLKCRMDHQLMDKDEWKNLGLPEDDPKN, encoded by the coding sequence ATGTCAGGAAACCCCGGAAACGCATTGAGAGCACTTTCTCCAACTCCACCTGAACGTGGATCCTTCCCGCTCGATCACGATGGAGATTGCACAAAACAAATGCAAGAGTATATCAAGTGCATCAAGCTAGTGAAGGGAGAAAACGCGCCCAACTGCAGATTGCTCGCTAAGGAGTACCTGAAATGTCGAATGGACCATCAGCTCATGGATAAGGATGAGTGGAAGAACCTGGGATTACCAGAAGACGATCCTAAAAACTAG
- the KNS1 gene encoding serine/threonine protein kinase KNS1 (similar to Saccharomyces cerevisiae KNS1 (YLL019C); ancestral locus Anc_4.42) gives MSVSTQTRRKRTRTNNSNMDGVNDTGADSLLEGMLARQSSFLQHNLKEGLNFADGDNHATVHNEPPFIDNENAIVDLDHTKVDAIGEEDDDENVEDDDLIFIKEQPVHFTSPTISGAGNYTSTTSKKFKKQRTISLPQLPHAKLLYQAMQETPRVQKNDELLHLTGSTSMTLDGNRNVNLRVIRSPSPSNNDPFYDSSVSPTAECSAGSASSDSDSAMGTEFNHTENVNRQKRSLRRLSAPRLAAKLVGKKAKTKKRENFKTDKDGHYVYQEGDVFGGSRFVVKQLLGQGTFGKVLKCRDIASGTGGGIDTNTFHTWNSTGSAQPRYVAVKVIRAIDRYREAAKTELRVLQAIYENDPHGQYQCLILQECFDYKNHICIVTDLLGRSVYDFMCSNGVARFPGSHVQAMAKQLIRSVCFLHDLGIIHTDLKPENVLLCDESSMEKSLPLSVVRSMSARRKEASGGKRKFLTNPEIKIIDFGSAVFHNEYHPPVISTRHYRAPEIVLGLGWSFPCDIWSIACVLVELVTGESLYPIHENLEHMAMMQRINGEPFPPHIVEKMLYKSAHKLGNSPSDLNATVIKHFDTNSLTLQWPEKNKRGDYITKEKSIKRVMGSCDRLDIHISKKIRADYGDWFSINWNLTPEKNWSLIKSKLLSERRHDGVVSGDLNKETFLFWYWFVDLCRKMFEFDPTKRITARQALEHEWFNLGILDEGITCFGKF, from the coding sequence ATGTCGGTGAGTACTCAGACCAGGAGGAAACGTACAAGGACTAACAATTCTAATATGGATGGAGTCAACGATACTGGGGCTGATTCGTTGCTGGAAGGTATGCTGGCGAGACAGAGCTCTTTTTTGCAACACAATTTGAAGGAGGGACTGAATTTTGCTGATGGTGATAATCACGCAACGGTTCATAATGAACCGCCTTTCATTGATAATGAGAACGCCATTGTGGACTTGGATCATACCAAGGTCGATGCTATTGGcgaggaagatgacgacgagAACGTggaggatgatgatttgatctttatCAAGGAACAGCCTGTTCATTTTACTTCGCCAACTATCTCTGGAGCAGGCAACTATACCTCTACTACCAGTaagaaattcaagaagcaaAGAACTATTTCCTTGCCGCAACTTCCCCATGCCAAGTTATTATATCAGGCTATGCAAGAGACCCCTCGGGTGCAAAAGAATGATGAGCTTTTGCATCTGACGGGTTCTACTTCAATGACGTTGGATGGTAACAGGAACGTCAATTTGCGAGTAATTCGCAGTCCCTCGCCATCGAATAACGATCCATTCTATGATTCTTCCGTTTCACCAACTGCTGAATGTTCAGCTGGTTCTGCATCCTCGGACTCGGATTCGGCCATGGGTACGGAATTCAACCATACTGAAAACGTCAATAGACAAAAGAGATCCTTACGAAGGCTTTCTGCACCAAGGCTTGCTGCCAAATTGGTCGGTAAGAAGGCGAAGACGAAAAAAAGGGAAAATTTTAAAACTGATAAAGATGGCCACTACGTTTATCAGGAAGGAGATGTCTTTGGAGGCAGCCGATTTGTTGTAAAACAATTACTGGGTCAAGGAACTTTCGGcaaagttttgaaatgTAGAGATATCGCCAGCGGTACTGGTGGAGGTATAGATACTAACACTTTCCACACTTGGAACTCGACTGGTTCGGCGCAACCGAGGTATGTGGCGGTGAAGGTTATCAGAGCTATCGACAGGTATAGAGAAGCTGCAAAGACGGAGCTTAGGGTTTTACAGGCAATTTATGAGAATGATCCTCACGGCCAGTACCAATGTTTGATTTTGCAAGAATGTTTCGACTATAAGAACCACATTTGTATCGTCACAGATTTGCTGGGAAGATCTGTGTATGATTTCATGTGCAGCAACGGTGTGGCAAGGTTTCCGGGGTCGCATGTGCAGGCTATGGCCAAGCAGTTGATTCGGTCAGTTTGCTTCCTTCACGATTTGGGTATCATTCACACAGATCTGAAGCCGGAAAACGTTCTTTTGTGCGATGAAAGCTCTATGGAGAAGAGCCTCCCATTGTCAGTTGTCAGATCAATGAGTGCAAGGCGAAAGGAGGCTAGTGGCGGTAAGaggaaatttttgactaATCCTGAGATTAAGATAATTGATTTCGGTAGCGCTGTCTTTCACAACGAATACCATCCACCGGTAATATCCACTCGCCACTATAGAGCACCTGAGATTGTCCTGGGCTTGGGATGGTCCTTCCCGTGTGATATTTGGTCTATTGCATGTGTTTTAGTTGAGTTGGTCACTGGTGAATCGCTATATCCAATACATGAAAATCTAGAGCATATGGCAATGATGCAACGTATCAACGGCGAGCCATTTCCACCACATATTGTAGAGAAGATGCTTTACAAATCGGCTCACAAATTAGGGAATTCTCCTTCAGATTTGAACGCCACAGTGATTAAGCATTTTGATACCAATTCGCTAACGTTACAATGGCCCGAGAAAAACAAGAGAGGTGACTATATCACAAAGGAAAAATCGATAAAGCGGGTTATGGGCTCATGTGACAGATTGGACATTCATATCTCTAAGAAGATAAGGGCCGATTACGGTGATTGGTTTAGCATAAATTGGAATCTAACTCCAGAGAAAAATTGGAGTTTGATAAAGTCAAAACTTTTGAGCGAAAGAAGGCATGATGGGGTTGTTTCAGGTGATTTGAATAAGGAGACGTTTTTATTTTGGTATTGGTTTGTCGATCTTTGTCGTAAGAtgtttgaatttgatccTACAAAAAGAATCACGGCAAGACAAGCATTGGAACATGAATGGTTTAATTTGGGTATTTTGGATGAAGGGATCACCTGCTTTGGTAAATTTTAA